The genomic DNA AACCAATGGCGAATATTTTAGAGCGGGTATCATTTTTAAACAATTGTTAGATATCAATGATAACGTTTGTACGGTAGGATATTGGCTAAATTATGAATTACACCAAAAGTATGGCGTGATGAATGAACATCAATTGATGGGGATTGACTTGTATCATCAATTTGATGGTAAACGCCCTGCATTTTTTACAAGTAATTTCTTTAGAATGCTGCTACATAATGTCAGATTTAGAAATAATGAATGCATGGTTGTTGGAGATGATACACATTTTCAAATTGTAGTGTGGGATGCAGATCATTATAATCCTTATTACACTGTCACTGGGGAACCTAATGTGATGGAAAATAGAAATGTTAAATTGGAAATTAAAGATATGCATAGTGGACAATATAAAATAAAGCATTATACATTGGATAAAGAAAATGGAGCACTTTATCGTGTTTGGCAACAACATAATGCCATGTATGGTATGGACCAAGAAACTATTGATTATATCAATCGTATTTCTTATCCAAAACTGGATATTACAGAAGTCGACGTTGATGATAGTTTAACGTACTATTTAAAAATAATGACGAATGCGATTCATATCATTGAAGTAAATAAATATGTATAAGTAAGAAGGATGACAAAAAACAATCATTAATTTTTGTCATCTTTCTTTTTTAATTTTAAAAAGAACGAAAATCGTGCTTAATAAGACAATAATCACATATTAAATATTACGAAATCCGATAAAATAAGAAGTAAGGAGAGATGAATTATGAACAAACAATTAATTAACACTTTACAAGAAAAAGAAGCACGTATGATTGAAATCAGAAGATATTTACATCAACATCCTGAACTATCATTTAAAGAACAGGAAACACCCAAATATATTGCAGATTTCTATAAAGATAAAGATTGCGATGTTGAAACTAATGTAGGACCTAATGGTGTGAAGGTGACGATTGATAGTGGTAAACCAGGTAAAACCATTGCAATTCGCGCAGACTTCGATGCATTACCAATTCAAGAAGCAACGGGTTTACCTTTTGCCTCTAAAAATGAAGGTGTGATGCATGCATGTGGTCATGATGCACATACAGCATATATGTTAATTCTTGGTGAAACATTAATTGAAATGAAAGATCAGTTTAAGGGTAAAGTTATTATTATTCATCAACCAGCAGAAGAAATGCCACCCGGTGGTGCACAAGGTATGATTAAAGACGGCGTACTTGATGGTGTAGATCACGTTTTAGGTGCACATGTCATGAGTACGATGGAAGCAGGTAAAGTCTTTTATAGAGAAGGCTTCGTACAAACTGGACGTGCCTATTTCAAATTGAAAGTTCAAGGTTCTGGTGGACATGGTTCATCACCACATATGGCAAACGATGCGATTGTAGCAGGCGCACAATTTGTAACTGAAGTTCAAACGATTGTATCTAGACGCTTAAGTCCATTTGAAACAGGTGTTATTACAATCGGTTCATTTGATGGTAAAGGGCAATTTAACGTTATCAAAGATGCGGTAGAACTTGAAGGTGATGTCAGAGCGTTAACAGATGACACTCGAAACACAATTGAGAAAGAATTGAAACGTTTAGTAGAAGGTCTTGAATCAACATTTGGCGTAACATGTGACTTCGAATTTAAGAAAGATTATCCAGCTTTATATAATGATCCAGAATTCACACAATATGTGGCTCAAACAATTAAAGAAGCGAATGCAGATGATATTAAAGGTATTGAAGTTTGCGAACCTCAACCACCATCAGAAGATTTTGCTTTCTATGCGGCAACGTTACCAAGTACGTTCATTTACTCAGGTGCTGCACCAAAAGATGGAAAAATTTATCCGCATCACCATCCAAAATTCACAATTGATGAGTCATCCATGTTAGTAGCTGCAGAAGCGGTAGGGACAGTTGTTTTAGACTACTTAAGTTAAGGAGAGAACACTATGGAAATGAAACAACAACAATTCACTGGAAATAATAAACTGTTATTAGGTATTGTACTCGGCGTCATTACATTTTGGTTATTTGCACAATCATTATTAAATTTAGTGCCAACCATCCAACATTCATTTTCAAGTAGTATAGGTACGACAAGTATTGCGATCAGTATTACAGCATTGTTTAGTGGTATGTTTGTCGTTGGTGCTGGTAGTTTCGCAGATAAATTAGGTCGTGTGAAAATGACGTATATCGGATTAACATTGAGTATCGTTGGTTCACTCTTAATCATTGCAACACCATTCACATCAATGTTAATTCTAGGACGTATTATTCAAGGCTTGTCAGCAGCAGCGATAATGCCATCGACTTTAGCAATTATCAAAACATACTACCAAGGGTCAGATCGTCAACGTGCTTTAAGCTTCTGGTCTATTGGCTCATGGGGTGGTTCAGGATTCGCATCATTATTTGGTGGCATGATTGATACAGCTATTGGTTGGCGTTGGATTTACATCATATCAATTATTGTCGCTATTTTATCAATAGTATTAATCAAAGGTACACCTGAAACAAAAGCAAATCAAACAGAACAAACACGTTTTGACTTTGGTGGATTAACACTCTTTGTCATTATGATGTTAAGTATTAATATAGTCATTACACAAAGTGCTAAATTAGGCTTATTCTCACCTATCATATTAGGTTTAATAGTCGTGTTTATCATTTCAACACTCATCTTTATACGTATAGAAATGAAAAAACACAACCCATTAATTGATTTTAAATTATTTAATAATAAAGCCTATACCAGTGCTACCGTTTCAAACTTTATGTTAAATGGTGTAGCAGGTACATTAATTGTTGCTAATACATTTGTTCAACAAGGTTTAGGTTTCACAACATTTCAAACAGGATTGCTCTCAATTACGTATCTCATCACAGTCTTATTAATGATTCGAGTAGGTGAAAAAGTATTACAAAAAGTAGGCGCAAGAAAACCAATGTTATTAGGTACTGCACTTAACATGATTGGAATATTACTTATTTCATTTACATTCTTATCTTCACATATGTATGTTGTTGTTTGTGTTATCGGTTATTTATTATATGGTTTAGGGCTAGGTTTCTATGCGACACCATCTACAGATACTGCTATTTCTAACTCTCCTGAAGATAAAGTGGGTGTAGCATCAGGTATTTATAAAATGGCGTCTTCACTTGGTGGTGCATTTGGTATCGCACTTTCAGGTACGATTTATGGTATTGGTACAGCCATGGTTAATATTCACTTTGGTGCGATGTTAGGATTATGGCTCAACATATTAATGGCTATGATTTCATTTTTAGTTATACTGATTGGTGTTCCTAAACAAAAAACAGAATAATGTTTCAAATACTTCAATTTAAGGAAGAGTGTTTAAGAATTCATGAGAGTTCTTACACTCTTCTTTTTTTGAAAATAAAATAATTCAACATTGTTATAACAAGATTCTGTAAGGTGTTAACCCTTTTAACAACATAATTAAAATCTAAAAGCATATAATAATGAAAAAGGAGTGGATAATATGATGAAAGATTTAGTAAAACGTCTACAAGATAAAGAAGAACGTATGATTGAAATACGTAGACACTTACATGAACATCCAGAATTGTCATTCCATGAAGCTGAAACACCTAAATATATTGCTGATTTTTATAAAGATAAAGACTGTAAAGTAGAAACGAACGTAGGTAAAAATGGTGTGAAGGTAACCATTGATAGTGGTAAACCAGGTAAAACCATTGCGATTCGTGCAGACTTTGATGCACTACCCATTCAAGAAGATACTGGCTTGCCGTTTGCCTCTAAAAATGATGGTGTGATGCACGCATGTGGTCATGATGCACATACAGCGTATATGTTAATCTTGGCAGAAACATTAATTGAAATGAAAGATCAATTTAATGGTAAAGTCGTTGTTATTCATCAACCAGCTGAAGAAATGCCACCAGGCGGCGCAAAAGGCATGATTGAAGATGGCGTGTTAGAGGGTGTAGACCACGTATTAGGTACGCATGTAATGACGAATATGGAGCCAGGTAAAGTCTATTATCGTCCAGAAAATGTTCAAACTGGCCGTTCTTACTTTAAATTAATCATACAAGGTGAAGGCGGACATGGTTCATCTCCACATACTGCGAATGATGCTATCGTAGCCGGTGCTAACTTTGTGACAACTGCTCAAACGATTGTATCTCGTCGTCTTAATCCATTTGAAACAGGTGTTGTAACTATTGGTTCATTTGATGGTAAAGGCCAATTTAATGTCATTAAAGATAAGATTGAACTTGAAGGCGATGTGCGTGCATTGACAGATGCTACACGCGATCGCATCGAGGAAGAATTACAACATATGGTAAACGGATTAGAAGCTACATTTGGTGTTAAATGTGATTTTGAATTTAGTAAAGACTATCCAGCATTATATAATGACCCTGAATTCACAAATTATGTAGCTGAAACGATTCAAAATGCTGATTTAGCTGATGTAAAAGGGGTAGAAGAATGTGAAGCACAACCACCTTCTGAAGACTTCGCCTTTTATGCTAAAACATTACCAAGTACCTTTATTTATTCAGGTGCAGCACCACAAGATGGTAAAGCATACCCACATCATCATCCGAAATTTAAAATTGATGAGAAAAGTATGTTAGTAGCTGCAGAAGCGGTAGGTGCGGTCGTATTAGATTATCTAAATTCTAAATCATAAGCTTATTATTGAGTTTACCCGACAAATTTTTACAATTTGTCTCCTTTTCAGTACTAGTTTAAAGCTATGTATCATGATAGTATAAGCGTATATCTAGACACTGGGGTGAGATAATGAGTTTTTATGATTTTATGCAAGGATTTATAGGTGACCAAACCCCTTTAGGCGAACTCGCTCAATGGATTAATCAAGATCAACAATTTCCTAAGTATGAAAGCATCTCAGCAAATATACTTAGTTACTTTTCAAAAATTACGACATTGGACCATGAATTTTTAGAAATAGTGAAGCGTTCTCTTTCACTCTATGAACAGAGTCAATTATTTTAATCGCTTTCACATAGATATACAAATCAAAGCATAGCTTGATGCTAGTTTAGAAATGAAGGATAAGAATCATGATTTTAGAAGATAGTTATAAAACATATGTAGTAGAAGAAAAAAGTAAAGTAACATATTCAGAATTGATTAAGAATGCAAATAAAGTGGGACTCATCTTTTTGAATCATGGATTGAAAAAAGGAGATAAAGTATTAATCATGATGCCTCGTGCAATTATGACATATGAACTTTATCTAGCAGCGTTAAAATTAGGTATAGCGATTATTCCAAGTTCTGAAATGTTAAGAACGAAAGATTTACAATATCGAATTACACATGGTGAAATTCAAGCGGTCATTGCTAAATCAGATTTCATTGAAGAATTTAAAGGTGTTAAAGAATATGAATCTTTAACTAAATTTATTATTGATGGTCATGAAGATGGTTGGATTAATATTGAAGACGAAAAGGAAACACAAAGCGATGTGCTTGATATAACAAATACGTCAAGAGATGATCTTGCCATTTTATCTTATACATCAGGTACTACTGGAAATCCTAAAGCAGTAACACATTCTCATGGCTGGGGCTATGCACATATGAAAATGGCACCAGAACATTGGTTGTGTATTAGAGAAGATGATTTAGTTTGGGCGACTGCGGCACCAGGTTGGCAAAAATGGGTATGGAGTCCTTTCTTATCAATTATGGGTTCAGGTGCTACTGCCTTTGTTTATAATGGCAAGTTCAACCCATCACGCTATTTAGAATTATTGCAAGATTTCAAAATTAACGTATTATGTTGTACGCCAACAGAATATCGCATGATGGCGAAACTAGATAACTTACAAGACTATAATTTAGAGCATCTGCATAGTGCAGTATCAGCTGGTGAACCATTAAATCGTGAAGTAGTAGAACAATTCCGCAATAACTTTAATTTAACGGTTCGCGATGGCTACGGACAAACTGAAAGTACGCTATTAATCGGATTCTTAAAAGATACAGAATCTCGTCCAGGTTCAATGGGGAAAGAAATACCAGGTAGCCGTGTAACGGTTGTTGATGATGATGGTCATCCAGTAGAACCCAATGTTAAAGGTAATATTGCTTTGCCATTAGATTTCCCAGGTCTTTTCAAAGGATATTATAAAGATGAAGAACGTACAAAAGCAGCACAAGCTGGTGATTATTATATTACAGGTGACTTAGCACATATCGACGATGACGGTTATTTCTGGTTCGAAGGACGCCGTGATGATATTATTATTAGCTCTGGCTATACGATTGGGCCATTTGAAGTAGAGGATGCGCTAACAAACCATCCGGCTGTTAAGGAATGTGCTGTGGTTGCTAGTCCACATGAAATCCGTGGTAACATTGTTAAAGCCTTTGTTATTTTACAAGATGCTTATGAAGGTAATGACGATCTAGTGAAAGAATTACAAGCTTTCGCGAAAAATGAGGTCGCTCCTTATAAATATCCACGAGCTATTGAATTTGTTGAATCTTTACCTAAGACAAATTCTGGTAAAATTCGCCGTGTAGAACTACGCGATGCTGAACGTGAAAAATATAATAAAGAAAATGGTTTCAAATAAATCATTTATCAAATCAAACACCTCGTTAAGTGACTTAGTATTGATTTACTTTGTCATTTAACGAGGTGTTCTTTTACAGTGTATCCGCCGTCAACAGTTAATGCAGCACCTGTAATAAAGCGGGTTCATCACTAGCTAAGAATAGTACTGCGTTAGCCACATCGACGGGTTCACCTAAATAACCAATAGGATGACGTTCAGACATTTTAGCAGTATAGGCTTCTAAACCACCTTCAGTTTCAGCGCCTAGCTTTTTCACTAAAGGTGTTAAAATGGTACAGGATCTGAGTTAACACGGATATGGTCCTTACCAAGCTGATGGCATCTTGTCGATTCATATTGGTTACCGCACCTTTTGCAGCGGCATATGGTGTTAGTTCATCTGTACCACTAAACCTAAGATTGAAGAGAAGTTGACAATAGAACCGCCACCATTTTCACGTAAGAGAGGTACAGCGTGTTTAGTACAGAGAATACCCCTTTAACATCCACTGCAAAACCTGATCCCATTCTTCTTCAGTTAATTGGTCCAGTTGTTTTACGCTCCTGTAATACCAGCACAGTTAACTAAGATATCGAGTTTGTGCCAATAGTCTTCTTTAATATGAGTGAATGTTTCTTTAACACTTTTTCCTTAGAAACATCAAGTACATAGCCATATACATTACGATTGCATGACTTGAAGATAACGTTTTCAACTGCTTGATTGACCACATCCTCTTTAAGGTCTGAAACAATAACCGTTTGCACTTCTTGCGGCGAAACGTTTGCTGTTTCAAAGCCCATACCGCCACCTGAACCTGTAATTAATGCGACTTTATTTTCTAATCTCATAATTATCCCTCTTTTTTTAAAATTGAAAATAACTACTATTACAATTTAATGGTAGCACCAGCAATTAATAATGTATAATGCATAATAATTATATTTTTATAACTTTAGGTTATAGATAAGGGGTGAGGAAAATAGAAATCATTAAACTTAAATATTTTAAAGTTGTGGCAGAAATGAACAATATCACACAAGCATCTAAACGATTAAATATATCACAACCTGCATTAAGTAAAGCTATTTCTTC from Staphylococcus taiwanensis includes the following:
- a CDS encoding amidohydrolase, which produces MNKQLINTLQEKEARMIEIRRYLHQHPELSFKEQETPKYIADFYKDKDCDVETNVGPNGVKVTIDSGKPGKTIAIRADFDALPIQEATGLPFASKNEGVMHACGHDAHTAYMLILGETLIEMKDQFKGKVIIIHQPAEEMPPGGAQGMIKDGVLDGVDHVLGAHVMSTMEAGKVFYREGFVQTGRAYFKLKVQGSGGHGSSPHMANDAIVAGAQFVTEVQTIVSRRLSPFETGVITIGSFDGKGQFNVIKDAVELEGDVRALTDDTRNTIEKELKRLVEGLESTFGVTCDFEFKKDYPALYNDPEFTQYVAQTIKEANADDIKGIEVCEPQPPSEDFAFYAATLPSTFIYSGAAPKDGKIYPHHHPKFTIDESSMLVAAEAVGTVVLDYLS
- a CDS encoding MFS transporter, whose product is MEMKQQQFTGNNKLLLGIVLGVITFWLFAQSLLNLVPTIQHSFSSSIGTTSIAISITALFSGMFVVGAGSFADKLGRVKMTYIGLTLSIVGSLLIIATPFTSMLILGRIIQGLSAAAIMPSTLAIIKTYYQGSDRQRALSFWSIGSWGGSGFASLFGGMIDTAIGWRWIYIISIIVAILSIVLIKGTPETKANQTEQTRFDFGGLTLFVIMMLSINIVITQSAKLGLFSPIILGLIVVFIISTLIFIRIEMKKHNPLIDFKLFNNKAYTSATVSNFMLNGVAGTLIVANTFVQQGLGFTTFQTGLLSITYLITVLLMIRVGEKVLQKVGARKPMLLGTALNMIGILLISFTFLSSHMYVVVCVIGYLLYGLGLGFYATPSTDTAISNSPEDKVGVASGIYKMASSLGGAFGIALSGTIYGIGTAMVNIHFGAMLGLWLNILMAMISFLVILIGVPKQKTE
- a CDS encoding amidohydrolase — its product is MMKDLVKRLQDKEERMIEIRRHLHEHPELSFHEAETPKYIADFYKDKDCKVETNVGKNGVKVTIDSGKPGKTIAIRADFDALPIQEDTGLPFASKNDGVMHACGHDAHTAYMLILAETLIEMKDQFNGKVVVIHQPAEEMPPGGAKGMIEDGVLEGVDHVLGTHVMTNMEPGKVYYRPENVQTGRSYFKLIIQGEGGHGSSPHTANDAIVAGANFVTTAQTIVSRRLNPFETGVVTIGSFDGKGQFNVIKDKIELEGDVRALTDATRDRIEEELQHMVNGLEATFGVKCDFEFSKDYPALYNDPEFTNYVAETIQNADLADVKGVEECEAQPPSEDFAFYAKTLPSTFIYSGAAPQDGKAYPHHHPKFKIDEKSMLVAAEAVGAVVLDYLNSKS